A window of the Streptomyces sp. Ag109_O5-10 genome harbors these coding sequences:
- the uvrA gene encoding excinuclease ABC subunit UvrA — MNKDATDPFVHVRGASENNLRNIDVDVPRDAMVAFTGVSGSGKSSLAFGTLYAEAQRRYFESVAPYARRLLQQVGAPHVQEITGLPPAVALQQRRGSPSSRSTVGTLTTLSNLLRILYSRAGTYPPGAARLDAESFSPNTAAGACPECHGLGVVHDVAEDLLVPDPSLSIREGAIAAWPGAWQGANLRSVVNGLGIDIDRPWRRLRKKDRDWLLYTDEQPSVYIEPEEDRIDYGYQGKFWSARKHVMHVLADSKSEKMRERALRFVRSVPCPECHGSGLRPEALAVTFAGRSIAEINAMPLTEVVVLLRPVAGRSEADATTSTARSGETTEVAVRICGDLVARIDVLLDLGLGYLSLGRRSTTLSPGEAQRLRIATQLRSGLFGVVYVLDEPSAGLHPADAEPLLDVLDRLKTAGNSLFVVEHDMDVVRRADWVVDIGPGAGEGGGRVLYSGPVAGLEQVGESATGQYLFGRAQPLDHRPRTPHGWLRLRGVSRHNLRDVSVDVPLCVLTAVTGVSGSGKSTLVTQVLAEVVRGHLGLVPEEPDEAQLEVDVQDASGVESFDRLVRVDQRPIGRTPRSNLATYTGMFDAVRRLYAATDEARARGYAAGRFSFNVPEGRCETCQGEGFVAVELLFLPGTYAPCPTCHGARYNAETLEVTYQGKNIADVLALSVDAAAEFLSAVPAASRSLETLREVGLGYLRLGQPATELSGGEAQRIKLATELQRARRGHALYLLDEPTAGLHPSDIALLLRQLHRLVDAGNTVVLVEHDLDTVATADWVIDLGPGGGDAGGRVVAAGPPAKVARVRRSATAPYLAARLARS, encoded by the coding sequence GTGAACAAGGACGCGACCGACCCCTTCGTGCATGTCCGGGGCGCCAGTGAGAACAACCTGCGGAACATCGACGTCGATGTTCCGCGGGACGCGATGGTCGCCTTCACCGGCGTCTCCGGTTCGGGCAAGTCCTCGCTCGCGTTCGGCACGCTCTACGCGGAGGCCCAGCGGCGCTACTTCGAGTCCGTGGCCCCGTACGCCCGAAGGCTGTTGCAACAGGTCGGCGCACCGCACGTGCAGGAGATCACCGGACTGCCCCCGGCCGTCGCCCTGCAGCAGCGACGCGGGTCGCCCAGCTCCCGCTCGACGGTCGGCACCCTCACCACGCTGTCCAATCTGCTGCGCATCCTGTACTCCCGCGCCGGCACCTATCCGCCCGGGGCCGCACGGCTGGACGCCGAGTCGTTCTCGCCCAACACCGCGGCCGGCGCCTGCCCGGAGTGCCACGGGCTGGGCGTCGTGCACGACGTCGCCGAGGACCTGCTCGTCCCGGACCCCTCGCTGAGCATCCGCGAGGGTGCGATCGCCGCCTGGCCGGGCGCCTGGCAGGGCGCCAACCTGCGCAGTGTCGTGAACGGCCTGGGGATCGACATCGACCGGCCGTGGCGCAGGCTCAGGAAGAAGGACCGGGACTGGCTGCTGTACACGGACGAGCAGCCCTCCGTGTACATCGAGCCGGAGGAGGACCGCATCGACTACGGCTACCAGGGCAAGTTCTGGAGCGCCCGCAAGCACGTCATGCACGTCCTCGCCGATTCCAAGAGCGAGAAGATGCGCGAGCGGGCGCTCCGGTTCGTCAGGAGTGTGCCCTGCCCCGAGTGTCACGGCAGCGGACTGCGGCCCGAGGCGCTCGCGGTGACCTTCGCCGGACGTTCCATCGCCGAGATCAACGCGATGCCGCTCACCGAGGTCGTGGTGCTGCTGCGGCCCGTCGCGGGGCGGTCCGAGGCCGACGCGACCACGTCGACCGCCCGGTCCGGGGAGACGACCGAGGTCGCGGTCCGGATCTGCGGCGATCTGGTCGCGCGGATCGACGTACTGCTCGACCTGGGCCTCGGATATCTCAGTCTCGGGCGCCGCTCGACGACCCTGTCGCCGGGCGAGGCGCAGCGCCTGCGGATCGCCACCCAGCTGCGCTCGGGGCTGTTCGGCGTCGTCTACGTCCTCGACGAACCCTCAGCGGGCCTGCACCCGGCCGACGCGGAACCCCTGCTGGACGTGCTGGACCGCCTCAAGACGGCGGGCAACTCGCTGTTCGTCGTGGAACACGACATGGACGTCGTACGGCGGGCGGACTGGGTGGTCGACATCGGCCCCGGCGCGGGCGAGGGCGGCGGACGCGTGCTGTACAGCGGCCCGGTCGCCGGTCTCGAGCAGGTCGGGGAGTCGGCCACGGGCCAGTACCTGTTCGGGCGCGCCCAGCCGCTGGACCACCGCCCGCGCACCCCGCACGGCTGGCTGCGCCTGCGCGGGGTCTCCCGCCACAATCTGCGCGACGTGTCCGTCGACGTACCGCTGTGCGTCCTGACGGCGGTGACGGGCGTGTCCGGTTCCGGAAAGTCGACGCTGGTGACACAGGTGCTCGCCGAGGTCGTCCGCGGCCACCTCGGACTCGTGCCCGAGGAGCCCGACGAGGCGCAGCTGGAGGTCGACGTCCAGGACGCGTCGGGGGTCGAGTCGTTCGACCGGCTGGTCCGGGTCGACCAACGGCCCATCGGCCGGACTCCCCGGTCCAACCTGGCCACGTACACCGGGATGTTCGACGCGGTGCGCAGGCTGTACGCGGCGACGGACGAGGCCAGGGCGCGCGGCTACGCGGCCGGGCGGTTCTCCTTCAACGTGCCCGAAGGGCGGTGCGAGACCTGCCAGGGCGAAGGGTTCGTCGCGGTGGAACTGCTGTTCCTGCCCGGCACCTACGCCCCGTGCCCGACCTGCCACGGCGCCCGGTACAACGCCGAGACGCTGGAGGTCACCTACCAAGGCAAGAACATCGCGGACGTGCTGGCGCTGTCCGTCGACGCCGCCGCCGAGTTCCTGTCCGCCGTCCCGGCCGCCTCCCGGAGTCTGGAGACGTTGCGCGAGGTGGGACTGGGGTACCTGCGGCTGGGCCAGCCCGCGACGGAACTCAGCGGTGGTGAGGCGCAGCGCATCAAACTGGCCACCGAGCTGCAGCGAGCCCGACGCGGGCACGCGCTCTACCTGCTCGACGAGCCGACGGCGGGGCTGCACCCCTCGGACATCGCCCTGCTGCTGCGACAGCTGCACCGGCTGGTGGACGCCGGCAACACGGTCGTCCTCGTCGAGCACGACCTGGACACGGTCGCCACCGCCGACTGGGTCATCGACCTCGGTCCGGGCGGCGGCGACGCGGGCGGGCGGGTGGTCGCGGCGGGCCCGCCGGCCAAGGTGGCGAGGGTCCGCCGCAGCGCCACCGCGCCCTACCTCGCGGCCCGGCTCGCGCGCTCCTGA
- a CDS encoding type 1 glutamine amidotransferase domain-containing protein — protein MTQELRGMRVGILATDGVERVELDLPRGALLGSGAKTEIVSLHHGEIQARQFDLNAAGTFPVDRLVADASVDDYHALLLPGGTMNPDQLRMDRDAVQFVKDFMASGKPVASICHGPWTLVEADAVRGRRLTSWPSIRTDLRNAGAEVVADEEVVIDGQLITSRGPADLPAFCAAVVEQFAQAHHPMPG, from the coding sequence ATGACACAGGAACTCCGGGGAATGCGGGTGGGGATTCTGGCCACCGACGGCGTCGAGCGCGTGGAACTCGACCTGCCGCGCGGTGCGCTGCTGGGCTCGGGGGCGAAGACCGAGATCGTCTCGCTCCACCACGGCGAGATCCAGGCCCGCCAGTTCGACCTCAACGCGGCCGGAACCTTCCCGGTGGACCGCCTGGTCGCCGACGCCTCCGTCGACGACTACCACGCGCTGCTCCTGCCCGGCGGCACCATGAACCCCGACCAACTGCGGATGGACCGTGACGCGGTGCAGTTCGTCAAGGACTTCATGGCCAGCGGGAAACCGGTCGCATCGATCTGCCACGGCCCGTGGACCCTGGTCGAAGCCGACGCCGTGCGCGGCCGCCGCCTGACGTCCTGGCCCAGCATCCGCACCGACCTGCGCAATGCCGGCGCGGAGGTCGTCGCCGACGAGGAGGTGGTCATCGACGGACAGCTGATCACCAGCCGCGGCCCGGCCGACCTGCCCGCCTTCTGCGCCGCCGTCGTGGAACAGTTCGCCCAGGCACACCACCCCATGCCCGGCTGA
- a CDS encoding glutathione-independent formaldehyde dehydrogenase: MRAAVYEGPRTVAVKDVPDARIEHPCDIIVKITTTNICGSDLHMYEGRTSFESGRTLGHENLGQVVEVGSAVRKVQVGEYVVLPFNIACGFCKQCERGLTNYCLTMQPEPALAGAAYGFADMGPYQGGQAELLRVPYGDFNALRLGEDAAERQTDYVMLADIFPTGYHATEMAHVKPGDQTVVFGAGPVGLMATYSALLRGAGRVWTVDHQPDRLRKAEEIGAIAINTAEQDPAEVVKEATLGLGADNGCECVGYQAHDPQGHEDASLTLNGLIDSVRFTGDIGVVGVFLPQDPGGAEAQGELEAQGKVPIDFGMMWFKGQHMGTGQAPVKRYNRALRDLIAGGKAKPSFVVSHELGLDEAPTAYEHFDARDEGWTKVVLHPNGHGNGHKR; the protein is encoded by the coding sequence ATGAGAGCAGCGGTATACGAGGGTCCGCGGACGGTCGCGGTGAAGGACGTACCGGACGCGAGGATCGAGCACCCCTGCGACATCATCGTCAAGATCACCACCACCAACATCTGCGGTTCGGACCTGCACATGTACGAGGGCCGTACCTCGTTCGAGTCGGGGCGCACGCTGGGGCACGAGAATCTGGGCCAGGTGGTGGAGGTCGGTTCGGCCGTCCGCAAGGTCCAGGTCGGCGAGTACGTGGTTCTGCCTTTCAACATCGCCTGTGGTTTCTGCAAGCAGTGCGAGCGAGGTCTGACCAACTACTGCCTGACCATGCAGCCGGAACCGGCCCTGGCGGGTGCCGCGTACGGATTCGCCGACATGGGCCCGTATCAGGGCGGTCAGGCGGAGCTGCTGCGGGTGCCCTACGGCGACTTCAACGCGCTGCGTCTGGGCGAGGACGCCGCCGAGCGGCAGACCGACTATGTGATGCTCGCCGACATTTTCCCCACCGGCTATCACGCCACCGAGATGGCGCACGTCAAGCCGGGCGATCAGACCGTCGTCTTCGGAGCGGGTCCGGTGGGGCTGATGGCGACTTATTCCGCCCTCCTCAGGGGTGCAGGACGGGTCTGGACGGTTGATCATCAGCCCGACCGGCTGCGCAAGGCGGAGGAGATCGGGGCGATTGCGATCAACACTGCCGAGCAGGACCCGGCGGAGGTGGTCAAGGAGGCCACTCTCGGTCTGGGTGCGGACAACGGCTGTGAATGCGTCGGCTATCAGGCGCACGATCCTCAGGGGCACGAGGACGCCAGTCTCACGCTCAACGGGCTGATCGACTCGGTCAGGTTCACCGGGGACATCGGTGTGGTGGGTGTGTTCCTGCCGCAGGATCCCGGGGGTGCGGAGGCCCAGGGGGAGCTGGAGGCCCAGGGGAAGGTTCCGATCGACTTCGGGATGATGTGGTTCAAGGGTCAGCACATGGGGACGGGGCAGGCGCCGGTGAAGAGGTACAACCGGGCGCTGCGGGACCTGATCGCGGGTGGGAAGGCGAAGCCGAGTTTCGTGGTCTCCCATGAGCTCGGTCTGGACGAGGCTCCTACCGCCTACGAGCATTTCGACGCTCGTGACGAGGGCTGGACCAAGGTGGTCCTGCACCCGAACGGACACGGCAACGGCCACAAGCGGTAA